Proteins found in one Ornithorhynchus anatinus isolate Pmale09 chromosome 8, mOrnAna1.pri.v4, whole genome shotgun sequence genomic segment:
- the WFDC2 gene encoding WAP four-disulfide core domain protein 2 isoform X1, giving the protein MPRTLGPLAALLALLLLGFFPPPAFGQNATVKAGVCPERPAADNCTEDCLSDGDCPDTSKCCRAGCSSQCLIPNDKPGTCPEVKSGIPLLGLCHDQCQVDSECLGQQKCCKNGCGKVSCVTPDF; this is encoded by the exons ATGCCCCGCACCCTCGGCCCGCTGGCCGcgctcctggctctcctcttgcTTGGCTTCTTTCCTCCACCCGCCTTCGGTCAAAACGCcaccg tgAAAGCCGGTGTCTGTCCGGAGCGGCCAGCGGCAGACAACTGCACCGAGGACTGTCTCTCCGACGGGGACTGCCCCGACACCAGCAAATGCTGCCGTGCCGGCTGCTCCAGCCAGTGCCTCATCCCCAACG ACAAGCCGGGTACCTGCCCTGAAGTGAAAAGCGGGATCCCCCTGCTGGGCCTCTGCCATGACCAGTGCCAGGTGGACAgcgagtgcttgggacagcagaAGTGCTGCAAGAACGGCTGTGGGAAAGTGTCCTGCGTCACGCCTGACTTCTGA
- the WFDC2 gene encoding WAP four-disulfide core domain protein 2 isoform X2, protein MPRTLGPLAALLALLLLGFFPPPAFGQNATVKAGVCPERPAADNCTEDCLSDGDCPDTSKCCRAGCSSQCLIPNGGHERDWKSCRMGQKQQLGQKQHEEALARHLRAGKRSSEGDLPSPRWCLQAEAGLAT, encoded by the exons ATGCCCCGCACCCTCGGCCCGCTGGCCGcgctcctggctctcctcttgcTTGGCTTCTTTCCTCCACCCGCCTTCGGTCAAAACGCcaccg tgAAAGCCGGTGTCTGTCCGGAGCGGCCAGCGGCAGACAACTGCACCGAGGACTGTCTCTCCGACGGGGACTGCCCCGACACCAGCAAATGCTGCCGTGCCGGCTGCTCCAGCCAGTGCCTCATCCCCAACG GAGGACATGAAAGGGACTGGAAGAGCTGCAGAATGGGACAGAAACAACAACTGGGACAGAAACAACACGAGGAAGCCCTAGCGAGGCATCTGAGAGCTGGAAAAAGGAGTTCGgagggtgacttgcccagccCCAGGTGGTGCCTCCAGGCCGAGGCGGGACTGGCCACCTGA